In Choloepus didactylus isolate mChoDid1 chromosome 18, mChoDid1.pri, whole genome shotgun sequence, the genomic stretch ACCAGATTCCCAGTTCCCATCTCACACTCGCTCCAGGGTGTCTGCTTATGGGGTAGGTGGTGGGTGGGTTCTCTCCTACCCCCATCATTTAAATTGTTCTCTTTGATTTGGTTTCGTTTTGAAATCTTGTCAATTAAATGTCCACTATAAAGTACAGATAGcagtaaacaaaatatagtactAGTGCAAAGGGTCTTATATTCTTTTTGTACTCAAATAAGCACCTCCATGCAGCCTGCATCTTAAGGCTCAGTCTCGTTTCTTTTGAACTTAGTGGGGGCCATGCACGATGAGGGGGAAAGCTGCCCCTTCCTTTGCATGCCCACCCATCTTTCACATCACAAAGCCCTGGGAAGCATTTGTTGAGTAAGACTAGCTGCCCATTGGTGGAAAGCCGTAATTCACCTCTTGGGCTGGGAGGAATCAGATCCCTGTAGGCACTACCAGGAAGAACGCCAGGATAATCCATCAGGTATCCACAGGAGCCAAGATCCTGGGTCCCTTACCTCCAGTAACTTCCTCTCATCCTTAAAGATGTCCTGAGTCAGGGAGACTGCATGGAGATTGACCTGCAGGACAGCACCTCCTAACAGCGTAGGGTGAGTGCCAAACTCCCAAGATTCCCTGAAGATCCCAGGAttcaaagacttgaagaagaagGTAAAGTTTTTAGTTTCTCCAGGTAGAATCACACCTAAGAGGGACAGAGACAGAGGTTTTCAACGAATATAAGCTAGCTGAGACCCGAGCCTGCATGTGGTAAAGTTAACTGAGCCCCAAGCCCGTGCATCTACGTTTAGCTGAACCACAAGTAGGGTGACCAACCAGtccagtttgcccaggactgaggggtTTCCTGGAACacaggactttcagtgctaaaactgggaaagTCTCAGGAAAACAGACAGTTGGTCATCCTAGCCCCAGGCCTGTGCATATAGTTAACTGAACCCCTAGACTGTGTTTTTCTGCTCCAGAGTGGCTCACCTTCCAGGATCTCAAGAGTTTTGCCCTTCTCCCAACCAACAGATAGGAACAGTAAGGTGATCACACGCTTTCACGGGAGGAATGGGAAGGACTAGGTTGGGGAAGAGGAGCTCAAACTTGCGTGAGCTGGGCATTAACTAGACCCTGGCTTCTCACAGACTTCAAGGACAAAACCAGCCCCGGCCAGGACCCGGTGAGTAGGGCAGCTTCTCCCATACACCTTCCCGGTTGTTAAAGTAAAATCGCTGCATCCTCTTTCTCTTCAGATCGTGGAAAGAGTCCGGCTGGAAGCGCCGCCGCCAGTCGTACCAAATGGCCACTGTGCCATTATTGACCACAGTCAGTTCTGAAGACGTTTTCTCCCCATCTAGGGTTTCAAAGGTCAAGCGGGCAGCAATTCCAATCTGCCTCTAAGGAAGGAGGAGGTATGGAAATGTCTTTGTTAGGGGCCTTGGTCTAGGCTGACCAACTCATGCCTGTTTGCCCATAACTTTCCTagttttagcactgaaaatcCCACATCCCAGGCCTCCAGGGTCTGACCCCTCTCGGAGTGGCACCATACCCTGATAGTGGCTGTCCCTGAGGTTGCCATCAACAGTAATAAGAAGAGATGAAACAGACTGTAAATTCAATCAACATTTCTGCTCCTTGGCATCTGAGGAATATTCTAGAACCTTCTTAAAGTGATACCTGTTTGAGATGGTTTGCTTATTTACACACTTGGGGGCTAGGTACAAATTGGGTGACTTGTGACACCTCTTTTCAGCCTTGTGATTTTATTCTTGTTCAAGTTAGTGTTGTCACCATTTTCAGACACGCTGAATGCGTgaccagaaaaaaatgcaaataggaGACTGTGCAGGCTCCTTGTGACTGTCACTGTCACCTTGGGACTATACCCCCAAGGGAGGCCTTTCCAGCAGGGGGGTGAGAGTAGAGGCTGTTTTACCTTGTCCTCTGGGTTACTGCCTCTGATCCAGCAAGCTGGCTTCCCACAGAACAGCAGAGAAGGGCCAAGAATAGGCATAGGGTCCACATCGGGGCAACCGGCCAATAATTCTCTGTAAGAAAAACTGGCAACTTATTTTCCTTGAGGCCACCACAGTCCTGCCACGTGGAGCCCAAGGGAAATGGCTGCCAGGAAGTCCAGAGAAGCGATCAGCTCCACTTTCCGAAGGAGTACGATCAGCTTCGCTTCAGAAGCTCAGTCTCCTCCTCCTCTGTTCCGTAGGTGGGAGGTTCTTAGAAACAGACTATTCAAGCCCTCATGCCAGAGACTTTCACTACATACAGCAGTGGGAGAATCTGGAGATGCCCCATTTAACCAGCAAAGGAATGTCTAAGAGGTCCAAGTTGGGAGTTGGCTGCTGGAAAGGAGCAGATGGGAAAAGAGGAAAGCAAGCACAGGTACTGGAATGGGCTAGAGAAGGGGGTGGCAGCCACGAGAAAGAGGCTAGGAAGCAGTCACCCTGATTTCAGGGAGGATGGCCTGCCCTTTCATACTTGTGGGTGCTGGAGGAAGCCACACTCCCTTCAGCCTCTCTCCCTAGGGTCCAGGCCCAACTCACAAGCTCACTGTGTCTTCAGAGGAGCTCTCCTGGGCACTCTCAAAAGCTGTATAGTCTTCCACTGTAACAGCCGAGAAAGGCTGCCCTCTGCCCACCACCTCCAGGCCATCGATGTCCTcagagagacccagagaggaaAGATTAGCAGACTACAGACAGGCACCACCCTAAGGGGCTGCAGTCTGGGGCCCAGGGGCATGACCGACCTGCTGGCTAAAATCCAGCTCTGCCATGATGCTCTGCAGCTCCTTGCGACGGGAGATCAGAAAGAGACTCCGATCCCAGGTGTATCGGTACCAAGCATCCCCCTGGGCTGGTAATCCTAGACAGGGTCCAAGGCGCGTCAGCAAAGGTTCCTGCTGGGATTTCCCACCCACTTCCAAAGGGCTCTGAGTGCCCATCTCAGCACCATTTCTGGGAAGGGTGAAAATGCAGCTCCGCTCCAGCAGCTGGGCTCCAGGCCTCCTGCCTCACCCCTCCTCAGCAGAGCTACTCAGGACGCCTGCCAAATTAGCTCGGAAGAGCGAATCTTGGGATTATTATCAAACTAGCAACAGCAACTACCTCTTATTGAGTGCTTACAATGGGCCAGGATCTCTTAATCAATATATTGTATCTCATATAACCCTCTCACAATCCTGAGTATTCTacagacggggaaactgaggttcagagagattacATATCTTGCTTGAGGTCACAAACTCAACACAACTGGGAttggaacccaggcagtctgaggGCTCTAAAGCAGCACTGTCCCGTAGAAACATAATGCAAGCCATGAATGTAAttcaaaattttctagtagccacattttaaaaaggaaaaacaagcagGTGGAATTACTTTAAATAAGAGTTTATTTAACCCCATATATTTAAACTATTACATTTCAAAAGGTAGCCAATAtaaaaaacattgttaaaatatatttcttcataCCCATCTCCAAAACCTAGTGTGCATCCTACACTTAAGGCACATCTCAATTCATACTTGCCACATTCCTGGGGCTCCGCAGCCACGTTTGGCTTGTGGCTGGGTCTAGAGCCACACTCTGCTTCTCCTACCACTGCACTGACTGTTCTACTGAAGAGGGAACTGGAACTCAGGAAGGCTATGCGACTTGCCTAAGGACACCCAGAGGTAAGGGATGAACCAGGATCTGTCACCCAGTCTGTCTCCCCTGGAGCCATGCCAGTCCTCACCGCATGCCCCGCCCCGCCTCCAGGACCTGCGCAGCCTGCTCCTTACCCGTCTCCACCCGCACGCAGTGGGGCTTCCTGATGTGTGTGATAGGCTCCACGAAGCCACGCTGAGTTTTTGTCTTCGTCATGACCAGGCCTGTCATTTCATCTCCCAAATATTCCAGTCGACCCCAGAACCCACCACTCTCCCCACAGGCCTGGCAAGGAAGAACAGATGAGAGTTGGATCACCCCGACACCCTGGGGAGATGCTGGTGGGGAGTCTGGGAGAGCTCCGCAGACCACTGGCTCCCTCTGGGGAATTTGCTGCTGCCCCGAGAGCAGGAGAAAGGCACATACTTTCTTGTTTTCAGGGTTCTCTGCTGAAGCCTCTCCCTGGCTCCAGAAAGCTGGTGTGGGTTGGTATGGGTACTGCCCTGAGATTCTGGAACATGGTATGCTTCCTGGATAGGACAAAAGCTGGAGTCTCAGCTTTTAGGAGACAAATGCTAAGACTATTCTAATAATTGAGTGCCTGTAAAGATCCTTCTCCTCAAATTGACTGTCACTGACCACAGCAGGCTAAATGATTTAACTGACCAGTCCCAAAACACCCAATAATAGGACCAAGATAATTGAGTAAAGCTCTCAAGGGCATGATATTGCTTGGCAATGGACAGAGTTTCTTCTCCCCACCTGTGCTGAGATGAGCAGTTCCTGTGTCCAGACCCCTCCGGGTGCTTGGGACTGGCTGTCCTCACCTTCCCGTCGTACTGTGCAGGAAGTGCGCGGTCAATGAGTTCCTGCTCCTCCTTGATCTGTCTGTAGGTCTCCCCCAAGTGCATCAGCAGCTGACTGGCTGGCTTCTTCAGGTGTTCTACAGAGAGAGTGCCAAGCATGCAGCCCCTCCACCCAATCAGAACAAACGGGGGGCCCTGGTACTCGGCATCTGTCAGCCACACCCACTGGGTTGATCTCAGGACCCACAGAGGCTTAGGGGCGATTAGCTCTTGGGAATAAATGGCACAAAGACATCTGGCCTGAGAATGGGCTCTGAACAGGTAGGGGGGGCGAAAAAACACAGCAGAGCCTCGAAATCAGATGGGGGCCCCAGCCGCTTTGCTCACCGCTGAGGGCTTCCTGCTGCTTCTTCCACAGGGCTATGTTGCGCTGCCAGTTTTTCAGAAAGTTGTGCTGAGGAGGGGGCGCCCAGAGATGTGTCTTCTCTTCTTTGGGAGTTTTTTGCTTTGGTTCTTCTTTTGCTGAGATGAGGGTCATCAGGCAGGGTGGGGTTTGTATCAGCTCAGCCAGCTGAAAGGCACAACGTGGGTGTGTGGAGGTGGTGAGACAGTGCTGAGCTGGGGCAGAACAGAGATTTCACGAGGCCTAAGTCCCTGCTGGGGCCCACTCCCGCTGAGAAGCTGTCATCTGCAAGACGCCAGGGTGGTGAGTGACAGAAAACAAATCAGGGAACCAGAGGCCCCAGGACACTGCCCTCAGTCTGTCTTCCCAGAACAGGAACCTTTTGGAGATGGTGGTCAACTTCTTTCAGTGTCTGTCCTCCTTACAACTGAAGTTACTTGACACCTTGGCTGACAGAGTGACTGAGCCGTTTTTACATGACCCCAACACCTTAGCACAAGACCAATCAGAGGGTCTTTGCCTGGAACCAGGAAAGCAAAGGaatggagacagagagaagcaCTGCATGATGGGAAGGGCAGCAAGACAGACTCTCCGTGCAGCCCTAGGAGCTGTGGAAGGCCTCCTTCCATCCACCCTATGGACAGAGGAAGGGAGACGACTAGActttggagaaaggaaaggaagccaAGGCACAGAGTTGCAGAGGGAGATGAGAGAGCACGGAGACCTGAGGCCAGATGCCTTTCTGGGTTCAGTCTACCTGCAATCAGGTAAATTCTCGCCTTTGGGCTCCATGAGGCACCTCTGTATCTTAAGGGTAAATCCCCCTTCAGCTGAAGCCAGCTTAAATTGGTTCTGTGACTTGTAACTAAATTGTCTAACCCTTTCAGGGGTGGGGGGCCGGTCACATCATCTCAGGCTCCAAAGCCCAGAGACTAGACTGCCTCTTTAACCCTGGTCCTGCTTGACTCTGCCAGTTGGTGGGACTGAAATGACTTTAGCGATGTCTTCTCTCATCCAGGCAGCTCCGTACACACAAACCTGGGTGTTCCCTCGAGCAAGTGCCATTCTCTTAAAGTCCTGGAGGCTTCCCAGGATGTGGTGGGGCAGGATCTTATCACTCCCATACAAGCTGTCACCCGGACCTGGGGTGGGGGAAACGAGGGAAGGGGAAAGACAAGCTGTGGCTGGTTGATGTTAATTATTCAGGTAGAGACCTGCATCAGAGGCTGGTGGGGCCAGGGCCCAGGCTGGGCCTACCAGAGTAGTCCAGGGGCTTCGTGGCTGCATCTGGAGTCGCAGGATGTGCTACCAAGTGGCAGACCTTCCTCCCAGGTTCCTTGGGTTTGAGCTTACGAATGATAACTTTGTGGGTAATGGTAGGTTTCTCTTCTGGCTCAGGAAGGCGAGGAATGTGttgctaaaaagaaacaaaacagaggaGAATTCTGAGACTGGGGGGAGGAAAAATGCCACCCCATCTCCTTCATCCTAATTTTTGGTGGAATTCCTGAGGGCTGACAAATCTGTTTCCCCAGCTCTGTCCATGTGTTCTGTCAAAGATGATTATGTAACACACACGAGATTCAGTGACAtcctggaggggaaaaaaaattgcattttctgCCTCCAGACAGTTCAGGTGAGAAGGAGCAGCTGACTCTTTCAGGTAAGGCATGGGGGTTAGTTTTAGCCACATCTGTGACTGCTTCTTGaaactcattttctcttttgtgaaacGGGCATGAAGACACCTGCCTCTCTGGGAAGCAAAATATCTCATCATCTCTTTTCCCCTGTGATTCTACATGAATCTCAGAAATGTCAAAACAACCACAGTACATTTCTTTAGCTGCTAAAAGGAAAAGTATTTGTGCTTGATGGATTTTCCCGTGGACCCAGACATGCCCTATGAGTAGGGAGCCAGAGGAGAGCCTGTGGACTTGGTGGATGTTCTAGGCCACACAGGCTGGTGAGGAAACGTCCCTGCAGTACAACCTTACCTTCTTCAAGTCTTCCCTCTTAATGGCTAAGGCAAGGATGTCATCTCCTTGGAGGACATTGCTAACAGGTTCAGGTTCTTCCTGTACGGGGGGCGTGGGCTGTTCAAGTACCTTTGCCCGCTTCTTTTCTGAAGAGAAGCAGAAAAGCTCCAAGTGCTTACAGAGCCCTTGCCGTATGTATACAATACATCCATGTATTAGACGCTATGAGGTGGGGCAGAACTGGCCACCTGGACAGAGAGCAGAGGCCGCTGAGGTAGCCTTGGCAGACTGCCATGGGGTGATGGGAGATCGCTCTTGAAGGTGACTGAGGTGCCAGGCTGAAGACCAAGTCCCAGCCCAGGCTGTGCTGCTGCATACAAGCTGGATGACTTTGGGTgcatcacttaacctctctaggTCTCAGTCTTCCAATGTGTATAATGAGGAATTTGGATTAAATCAGTGGTCCCCAAATATCAGTCCAATGTCTTAGAATCTTCccgggggctttacaaatacagCTTCCTGGATCCCGCGTAGACCCAAGGCTTGGGGAGCTGTGCTTTttaaaactccccaggtgattcccaCACAAGGTggtttgggaaaactggattagATGCTTTCTCAGCCTCCTTCAGTGCtgactgattcattcttctgAGTTAAGGCACTGGGTTTCTTAAGATACTGGTAAATGCAAATGCCCTGGGGGAAGCAGACCATTCACTGTTGACCATTATTTCACATGagttcatttaataaatactatTTAAGCATtctctatgtgccaggcactgtgctaggctctgCGGGGTGTATAAGTAGAGTCTAGAGCATTAGAGAGCACATGCCCAGTGGGAAGACAGCCTGTCAAACAGACTGAACAAGGGTTACTGTGTGGGTGCTCAGGGGGACCCCAGCCCAGGCCatggggtggtcagggaggactTCCTAAGGAGGTGATGTTTCAACTGAGCACTGAAGCATGAAGAGAAGTTAGACAGGGGAAAGGGTACTGGGGAGCAGCATTCCAAAGGGAATAGCAAAACAGAGGGTAGAGGCAAGAGAGAATGGCACGCTCTCCAGGGCACGCTCCAGGGCACACTCCTGGAACTCAGAGCTTGTGTTTTGAAATAGCTGGAGTGTAGTGAGATAGGAGATAGGAAGCAGTGAGCCTGGAGAGGAAAGTAGGGGACATATCAGGAAGAGCTTAGTGAGCTGTGTCAAGGACTTCAGTCTTAGCCCCTGGACAATAACATGTGAGGAATGGATCGGGGGTGAGAGACTGAAGACAAAATTCTTTAGGAGGCCACAGCAGTAACGAAGAGATTGTCAGATGGTGGgactgaagaaaaagagaaatttgagACATTTCTCTCACTGAGAACATATGGGGCAGAAGTGGGTTCTTCTCCAACGAGGACACACTTGCCTCCTTCCAAAGACAGGTTATTAGCTACAAATATATCTCATTTCTCTGGCTGGTACACCCCCCTACCTCTGCCCTCAGGTTCAGAATGGTTGGTTTGATAAAAGGCCCTGccaaaaataatcaaaagaaaacttaaGTCCTGCCTTCAGGGAGTTTAAAATAGAATTTGGTTTTCCTTCTCAAAGTGCCTTCACCTCTAATTTTAATTTAAGAGGCAACATCACTAAAACACCAAGATAGGTGTTTTAGTTAACAAAATCAAACTATTTTTttaggaaatgtccagaattaTTCCAACCATAATTCTAAATTTAGCCTATCAGCCACAGTCCATGTACTCAACAATGGGGTCAGCAGAAACTGAGGAGTATGTCAGTTAAATCACATGGTTCCGTACACACAGACACAGCTGAGCAGTCTGACCCCAAATAGTTCTGGTCCATCTGCCGTCACACGTGGAAGCTTTGATTTctacttcctctctcccttctacACAAAATCACCAAAGTCAGTCCAAGGAAGAATTAGTATCAGTTGAAAATctacttttataaataatttggtactatttaatatttttcaatataaatggaatatatatGCTGCTTCTGTCCACCACCTTGACTGAGTCTACAGCTTCCCAACAGATAGAAACATCTCCAGATGTGTGCTTTTTCCTGGTGGGTAGATAATTAgtaagagtaaatttaaaaaccttCAATACTGAGGACAATTTTGGGGGGCCCAAAACTCCCATCCCTTTCAGTGACAGAGAAATGAATGCTTCATGTTTGGTTCGGATTGAACTAGTCAGTGAAATTCTGGTCTGAGGCTTTTCTGAGGAAGGTATCTTGAATATAGTACAATAAATGTTACTGTGTACAGTCAGGGCATGGTGTATTCTAGTTAATAGAATATTCATAAAAATGATATATacatctttaaaattaaattcatccCGTagagtatttactgagcaccctcTATGTGCTATAAGCTACAGGGAAGATTGGTACTAAAGTTAAGCTACAGTCCTTCTCTCGAGGaactgaaaaatgcaatggaTGCAAACTCATGCCAAATAAGTGCCTAAATTAGTGGCACTAATTAGGGTGCATGTTTGGTTAGACATTCAGAGAAGGGAGTGATCAGTGTGGGTCAAACAGTTTAAGGCTCCGAAGATAGGTTCAGACGAGCAGCTGCAGGGTCAGCAGTGGCTGCACAGGCTAAGGTAGGTCTTGAAGGACAGGTAAGGCCTTGCACAGGTGGAGCAGCAAACAGGTGTTCCAGGTGAGGTCACAGTCAGAGCAAAAGGGGGGCAAAGCTGGGCATGGCATGTGTGACAATGAAGGCTTGTTGGCATAAGAGGTGATaatgggaaagagagagggaccAGGCCATGACGGCTTCATAAAGCATGGCTGAGGCATCTGCTCTTCCCCCATTGGCAGGAAAGTTTGGTCCAGGAGAGTGAGTTGCTGAAAGCAGGGTTTCAGAATGATTTGTCCAATGGGGGTGAGCCAGGTGGACTGCAGGGGCAGATGCCACTTGGGGAGTCCGGGGAGGAGGAGATCGATCCTGTGGGGGTAATTTCAGGGCCTGCAGGAGGACTCTGCAAGGTTGAGGTACGTCTCAGTACTGCAGCCGTGAAGGCCCCACCATGTCCTGTCATATGCCTGGGTCCTGTCAGGCCTAAGGCAGAGGTGTATTCTTTGACCCGGAAACCCAAGCTGAGCGGCGGCTCCTGGTAAGAGACAGTGCTGGCATTTCTCCCATGATCGTGACAGCCAAGGGGGTCGAGGAGACCTTCAGAGGACACTCAAGTGGCACCTCTGCTGGAATTAGACCAGGCAGCTACAAGCAAGGTGCTCAGACAGGACACCCATAGCAGTGGTACTAGCCTCCACCCCACTCAGACAAGGTGCACAAGAGGGGTGCAGAGGAAGCTATGGAAGGAGGGGAAATCTGGATTCAATTTTTCtgcttctcattttatttaacttatattccttttttagtgttgattaaagTTTTGGGGGCATTCTAACCTCATGGTTGTGCGCGGGGAACCAAAGGGGAGGGGCTGTCCCTACCAGGGCAGAACCTAaattggtgggggaggggagtcaggtaCAACAAGAGCAGAGAGAAATCTGCGAGTTGAAATGGTTCGAGTCCCTAGATAGGTTTGCAGCCACAATATTAGCTTGCTTTTTTGCTTATAATTCAGACCTTGGAGAACACAGCACAAGATTACAAGATTACATAAGTTGATTAGCTGCATAATATTAAGGCAGCAATAAAAGACTGCCCTACTGTCCTACAGGTTTCCCCTGAGATGTTGAGGGGAATTAAAGGTATCTTGCATGTTAAACTAAATGCTTTTTTTCCCGCCTCACTCTAGTACATGTTCTTAACTCAAGGGCTATTTAGACAAACTAAATTTCCCCTTATTAAAAATAAGTATGCAGTGAAAAATCATTCCTTGGTTTGTTTACAGCAGAAACTTCAAATCAGATAAGATCTCCCAGAAACTAGGTGAGCAGGAAGCATTTGCTAGGAAAGCCCTTGACTGCCCTTGGGAAAGGAGACtagagatttttctctttttaattaaagaagtatgTCACGAAACAGCATCACAA encodes the following:
- the LOC119514021 gene encoding MYCBP-associated protein isoform X1 produces the protein MKSLKKESRLRIPPSRFLEAAENLKEKKRAKVLEQPTPPVQEEPEPVSNVLQGDDILALAIKREDLKKQHIPRLPEPEEKPTITHKVIIRKLKPKEPGRKVCHLVAHPATPDAATKPLDYSACLSPSLVSPTPGPGDSLYGSDKILPHHILGSLQDFKRMALARGNTQLAELIQTPPCLMTLISAKEEPKQKTPKEEKTHLWAPPPQHNFLKNWQRNIALWKKQQEALSEHLKKPASQLLMHLGETYRQIKEEQELIDRALPAQYDGKACGESGGFWGRLEYLGDEMTGLVMTKTKTQRGFVEPITHIRKPHCVRVETGLPAQGDAWYRYTWDRSLFLISRRKELQSIMAELDFSQQDIDGLEVVGRGQPFSAVTVEDYTAFESAQESSSEDTVSLELLAGCPDVDPMPILGPSLLFCGKPACWIRGSNPEDKRQIGIAARLTFETLDGEKTSSELTVVNNGTVAIWYDWRRRFQPDSFHDLKRKRMQRFYFNNREGVILPGETKNFTFFFKSLNPGIFRESWEFGTHPTLLGGAVLQVNLHAVSLTQDIFKDERKLLENKLAAHEAVTIVESVLHELLSGILTPERTPSPVDAYLTEEDLFHHRNPRLHYQHQVVQNLHSLWRQYMVQPPKAEVARLGEEETFSSRTRVTTEKSSLSIEISRQFRSPILETQQPRPENEALRYSQESFRTQKNGVMTKTSPWKSIMEEILVEGSPDVESTKSPWELDGLPQPEWNLCLEDFRKAVMALPEENQREDALIRLNKGALELCQEQRPVQSDFLYQTCLQLWRDAIDSLVSHSLWLRALLGLPEKETIYLDLPDEQDGKSPPVTEAKASTGRVGKEDRRGASQEKKQIGIKDKEDKKGAKLPGKEQDRLNSKKHKAKDEKKLMKSFSRDRLSLDDPAPDSNIPSQDPIDPLVMEKYLQRLHIEVYGLLDDLVTDLMVLADELSPIKNAEEPSIFAADSRA
- the LOC119514021 gene encoding MYCBP-associated protein isoform X3 — translated: MKKVAVKPSLPKLFEKKRAKVLEQPTPPVQEEPEPVSNVLQGDDILALAIKREDLKKQHIPRLPEPEEKPTITHKVIIRKLKPKEPGRKVCHLVAHPATPDAATKPLDYSACLSPSLVSPTPGPGDSLYGSDKILPHHILGSLQDFKRMALARGNTQLAELIQTPPCLMTLISAKEEPKQKTPKEEKTHLWAPPPQHNFLKNWQRNIALWKKQQEALSEHLKKPASQLLMHLGETYRQIKEEQELIDRALPAQYDGKACGESGGFWGRLEYLGDEMTGLVMTKTKTQRGFVEPITHIRKPHCVRVETGLPAQGDAWYRYTWDRSLFLISRRKELQSIMAELDFSQQDIDGLEVVGRGQPFSAVTVEDYTAFESAQESSSEDTVSLELLAGCPDVDPMPILGPSLLFCGKPACWIRGSNPEDKRQIGIAARLTFETLDGEKTSSELTVVNNGTVAIWYDWRRRFQPDSFHDLKRKRMQRFYFNNREGVILPGETKNFTFFFKSLNPGIFRESWEFGTHPTLLGGAVLQVNLHAVSLTQDIFKDERKLLENKLAAHEAVTIVESVLHELLSGILTPERTPSPVDAYLTEEDLFHHRNPRLHYQHQVVQNLHSLWRQYMVQPPKAEVARLGEEETFSSRTRVTTEKSSLSIEISRQFRSPILETQQPRPENEALRYSQESFRTQKNGVMTKTSPWKSIMEEILVEGSPDVESTKSPWELDGLPQPEWNLCLEDFRKAVMALPEENQREDALIRLNKGALELCQEQRPVQSDFLYQTCLQLWRDAIDSLVSHSLWLRALLGLPEKETIYLDLPDEQDGKSPPVTEAKASTGRVGKEDRRGASQEKKQIGIKDKEDKKGAKLPGKEQDRLNSKKHKAKDEKKLMKSFSRDRLSLDDPAPDSNIPSQDPIDPLVMEKYLQRLHIEVYGLLDDLVTDLMVLADELSPIKNAEEPSIFAADSRA
- the LOC119514021 gene encoding MYCBP-associated protein isoform X5, with translation MKSLKKESRLRIPPSRFLEAAENLKEKKRAKVLEQPTPPVQEEPEPVSNVLQGDDILALAIKREDLKKQHIPRLPEPEEKPTITHKVIIRKLKPKEPGRKVCHLVAHPATPDAATKPLDYSACLSPSLVSPTPGPGDSLYGSDKILPHHILGSLQDFKRMALARGNTQLAELIQTPPCLMTLISAKEEPKQKTPKEEKTHLWAPPPQHNFLKNWQRNIALWKKQQEALSEHLKKPASQLLMHLGETYRQIKEEQELIDRALPAQYDGKACGESGGFWGRLEYLGDEMTGLVMTKTKTQRGFVEPITHIRKPHCVRVETGLPAQGDAWYRYTWDRSLFLISRRKELQSIMAELDFSQQDIDGLEVVGRGQPFSAVTVEDYTAFESAQESSSEDTVSLELLAGCPDVDPMPILGPSLLFCGKPACWIRGSNPEDKRQIGIAARLTFETLDGEKTSSELTVVNNGTVAIWYDWRRRFQPDSFHDLKRKRMQRFYFNNREGSLNPGIFRESWEFGTHPTLLGGAVLQVNLHAVSLTQDIFKDERKLLENKLAAHEAVTIVESVLHELLSGILTPERTPSPVDAYLTEEDLFHHRNPRLHYQHQVVQNLHSLWRQYMVQPPKAEVARLGEEETFSSRTRVTTEKSSLSIEISRQFRSPILETQQPRPENEALRYSQESFRTQKNGVMTKTSPWKSIMEEILVEGSPDVESTKSPWELDGLPQPEWNLCLEDFRKAVMALPEENQREDALIRLNKGALELCQEQRPVQSDFLYQTCLQLWRDAIDSLVSHSLWLRALLGLPEKETIYLDLPDEQDGKSPPVTEAKASTGRVGKEDRRGASQEKKQIGIKDKEDKKGAKLPGKEQDRLNSKKHKAKDEKKLMKSFSRDRLSLDDPAPDSNIPSQDPIDPLVMEKYLQRLHIEVYGLLDDLVTDLMVLADELSPIKNAEEPSIFAADSRA
- the LOC119514021 gene encoding MYCBP-associated protein isoform X2; translated protein: MKSLKKESRLRIPPSRFLEAAENLKEKKRAKVLEQPTPPVQEEPEPVSNVLQGDDILALAIKREDLKKQHIPRLPEPEEKPTITHKVIIRKLKPKEPGRKVCHLVAHPATPDAATKPLDYSACLSPSLVSPTPGPGDSLYGSDKILPHHILGSLQDFKRMALARGNTQLAELIQTPPCLMTLISAKEEPKQKTPKEEKTHLWAPPPQHNFLKNWQRNIALWKKQQEALSEHLKKPASQLLMHLGETYRQIKEEQELIDRALPAQYDGKACGESGGFWGRLEYLGDEMTGLVMTKTKTQRGFVEPITHIRKPHCVRVETGLPAQGDAWYRYTWDRSLFLISRRKELQSIMAELDFSQQDIDGLEVVGRGQPFSAVTVEDYTAFESAQESSSEDTVSLELLAGCPDVDPMPILGPSLLFCGKPACWIRGSNPEDKRQIGIAARLTFETLDGEKTSSELTVVNNGTVAIWYDWRRRFQPDSFHDLKRKRMQRFYFNNREGVILPGETKNFTFFFKSLNPGIFRESWEFGTHPTLLGGAVLQVNLHAVSLTQDIFKDERKLLENKLAAHEAVTIVESVLHELLSGILTPERTPSPVDAYLTEEDLFHHRNPRLHYQHQVVQNLHSLWRQYMVQPPKAEVARLGEEETFSSRTRVTTEKSSLSIEISRQFRSPILETQQPRPENEALRYSQESFRTQKNGVMTKTSPWKSIMEEILVEGSPDVESTKSPWELDGLPQPEWNLCLEDFRKAVMALPEENQREDALIRLNKGALELCQEQRPVQSDFLYQTCLQLWRDAIDSLVSHSLWLRALLGLPEKETIYLDLPDEQDGKSPPVTEAKASTGRVGKEDRRGASQEKKQIGIKDKEDKKGAKLPGKEDRLNSKKHKAKDEKKLMKSFSRDRLSLDDPAPDSNIPSQDPIDPLVMEKYLQRLHIEVYGLLDDLVTDLMVLADELSPIKNAEEPSIFAADSRA